From Paenibacillus sp. V4I7, one genomic window encodes:
- the sbnA gene encoding 2,3-diaminopropionate biosynthesis protein SbnA, which yields MITEQVAFKEGIKDSVKDCIGGTPLVRLSRLFPQQDIEVIAKLEYMNPGGSMKDRPARFIIEQGFRDGYIHEHTHLIESTSGNLGVALAMMGLIYGIKVTCVVDPKIAQTNLHILRQMGAHVDMVEERDDQGGYLQTRIKRVQELLQTTTNGFWINQYANENNWKAHFHGAGSEIAEHLDHVDLFIAGVSTSGSIMGTSRRLRQKFPQMKVIAVDALGSIIFGSPAAHRELPGIGASRVPEILNRAEIDGVIHASDRESVQGCRELLRMEGIFAGGSSGSVIAAIHKLIPTLKPSDARPIRIVTLLPDRGERYLDTVYNDEWSAKLAR from the coding sequence ATGATCACGGAGCAAGTGGCTTTCAAAGAGGGTATCAAGGATTCCGTTAAGGATTGCATTGGCGGCACACCGTTAGTTCGATTGAGCCGGTTATTCCCGCAGCAGGACATTGAGGTTATCGCCAAGCTGGAGTACATGAACCCGGGGGGAAGCATGAAGGATCGCCCAGCTCGTTTCATTATTGAGCAAGGCTTTCGGGATGGATACATACATGAACATACGCATTTGATTGAAAGCACTTCCGGAAATTTAGGTGTTGCGCTCGCAATGATGGGGCTCATTTACGGCATAAAGGTCACCTGTGTGGTAGACCCCAAAATCGCTCAGACCAATTTACATATTTTACGGCAGATGGGCGCTCACGTCGATATGGTGGAAGAGCGAGACGACCAGGGAGGTTACTTGCAAACGAGAATAAAGCGGGTACAAGAGCTGCTGCAGACAACAACGAACGGATTCTGGATCAATCAATATGCCAATGAAAACAACTGGAAAGCGCACTTTCATGGGGCGGGCAGCGAGATTGCTGAGCATCTCGACCATGTGGACCTGTTTATCGCTGGAGTCAGTACGTCCGGCAGCATCATGGGCACGAGCAGGAGGCTGAGGCAGAAGTTCCCACAAATGAAGGTGATCGCGGTCGATGCGCTTGGTTCCATTATTTTCGGTTCGCCAGCTGCTCATCGAGAACTCCCTGGTATTGGCGCAAGTCGTGTGCCTGAAATTCTGAATCGGGCGGAGATTGATGGCGTGATACACGCCAGTGACCGAGAGTCTGTTCAGGGATGCAGAGAGCTGCTGCGGATGGAAGGCATTTTTGCGGGAGGTTCGTCAGGTTCTGTCATTGCTGCGATTCACAAGCTAATCCCTACGCTCAAACCGTCGGACGCAAGGCCTATTCGTATCGTTACGCTCCTGCCGGATCGCGGAGAACGGTATCTGGATACGGTGTATAACGACGAATGGTCAGCCAAGCTTGCACGATAA
- a CDS encoding MerR family transcriptional regulator, whose protein sequence is MAELSIGQLAEMADVNASTLRYYESIGLLPPPNRKNGQRRYDERLLDRINFIKVAQQTGFSIQEILVLLEGFETDNSLSERWEQMAEQKRSELEERKRQINSMIKILDNGLSCKCITWSECMENIQTKGTC, encoded by the coding sequence ATGGCGGAGTTAAGTATTGGTCAGCTGGCGGAAATGGCAGATGTGAACGCATCAACACTTCGTTATTATGAATCCATCGGTTTGTTACCTCCTCCGAATCGGAAAAACGGTCAACGTCGTTATGATGAAAGGCTACTTGACCGCATCAATTTTATTAAAGTTGCACAGCAGACTGGATTTAGCATTCAGGAAATCTTAGTTTTATTAGAGGGCTTTGAAACGGATAATTCACTTTCCGAGCGATGGGAGCAGATGGCAGAGCAGAAACGCTCCGAGTTAGAGGAGAGAAAGAGACAGATCAATTCAATGATCAAAATTTTGGACAACGGTTTAAGCTGCAAATGCATTACCTGGTCAGAATGCATGGAGAATATTCAAACCAAAGGTACGTGTTAG
- a CDS encoding stalk domain-containing protein, with protein MNAPAQIIDDTTMVPVRFVSENLKQHVQYEISAKRITITPKK; from the coding sequence ATGAATGCTCCTGCACAAATTATTGATGATACGACGATGGTTCCTGTTCGGTTTGTGAGCGAGAATTTGAAACAGCACGTACAATATGAAATTTCCGCAAAACGAATTACCATCACACCAAAAAAATAA
- a CDS encoding YnfA family protein, with product MLLTIFIFVLAGLAEIGGGYMVWLWLRESKPLWYGIVGSIILILYGIIPTLQSFPSFGRVYAAYGGVFVILAVLWGWLVDKKAPDMYDWLGTGICIAGVSVMLWAPRS from the coding sequence GTGCTGTTAACTATATTCATTTTTGTGCTTGCTGGACTCGCTGAAATTGGCGGAGGTTACATGGTTTGGTTGTGGTTACGAGAATCAAAGCCCCTTTGGTATGGTATTGTCGGGAGTATCATCCTCATTTTGTACGGTATCATTCCAACTTTGCAAAGTTTCCCTTCGTTTGGACGGGTCTACGCGGCTTATGGTGGCGTATTTGTTATTCTCGCTGTTTTATGGGGATGGTTAGTGGATAAAAAAGCACCTGATATGTACGATTGGCTAGGAACTGGTATTTGCATTGCAGGCGTGTCTGTAATGTTATGGGCACCTAGAAGTTAA
- a CDS encoding IucA/IucC family siderophore biosynthesis protein translates to MVQGGFMIQQQRSLEINVAEQAAVERLLNTFLRECGIFDPRITDLPMVFDDKWKGTPFKIELKHVDKTIYGELSYWSLFGHHGFGSDFYAEWLLTKLVKPISNRDVIEWILDEIASIHESSDTAQKHSQLHKEIHNSIDKTVRYADSFRDRKSNGANGYLYIQTEQSLIWGHPFHPTPKSSEGFSPDDLSAFPPEMGSAFQLHYFAVSPDSIAQQYLEEEFAEPVAESVILQSKGKLGANQTDYALIPCHPWQAQYCLQQSRVGELLQTGKLVYLGPLGDPVYPTSSVRTVWDPEHHYFYKLPLNVRITNFIRVNTLEQIERTLAASRLIRSLQNEIENESFTILLEKGFRTVSVKHASGAKDEQLLASFAVLFRDNPPEFQDDNPPHVLASLLEVQPDETEPLLFRLMRSQYGNEVPDLKPWFRAYAEITVKPILRLFSEKGVSLEAHVQNCLLRIHRGMPFTCYVRDLEGVSVSCSHAQQRGWIPTIVQPESPLLYSTDEAWSRLQYYFFVNHIGHLVSTLARYGSIEEMQLWGIVTDVLLTMQTNEPSYLNACIEDLLSRPTLPAKANLISRFLERGETPIYVEIPNPMSMR, encoded by the coding sequence ATGGTACAAGGCGGATTTATGATACAGCAGCAACGTTCCCTCGAGATTAATGTGGCTGAACAAGCTGCGGTTGAAAGACTGCTGAACACTTTTTTACGGGAGTGCGGCATTTTCGATCCAAGGATAACGGATTTACCTATGGTGTTCGACGATAAATGGAAAGGAACTCCATTCAAAATTGAACTCAAGCATGTCGACAAAACGATTTATGGTGAATTGAGCTATTGGTCGCTGTTTGGGCACCATGGATTTGGAAGTGACTTTTATGCCGAATGGTTACTTACAAAATTGGTTAAACCGATTTCGAATAGGGATGTCATCGAGTGGATCCTGGATGAGATCGCAAGCATACATGAGTCATCCGATACGGCGCAGAAGCATTCTCAATTGCACAAAGAGATTCATAATAGTATCGATAAGACGGTCCGTTATGCCGATTCTTTCAGGGACCGAAAATCAAATGGAGCAAACGGTTATCTCTATATCCAGACAGAGCAATCGTTGATTTGGGGGCACCCTTTTCATCCAACACCCAAAAGTTCGGAAGGCTTCTCACCCGATGATCTGTCAGCGTTCCCGCCGGAAATGGGTTCAGCCTTTCAGCTTCATTATTTCGCAGTGAGTCCGGACAGTATCGCACAACAGTACCTTGAAGAAGAGTTCGCAGAGCCGGTTGCGGAAAGTGTGATTCTGCAATCCAAAGGCAAACTGGGAGCGAACCAGACGGATTATGCCTTGATCCCTTGCCACCCTTGGCAGGCACAATATTGTCTGCAGCAATCGCGGGTCGGAGAACTGCTTCAGACGGGCAAGCTGGTCTATTTGGGACCTCTTGGCGATCCGGTTTACCCTACCTCTTCGGTGAGAACGGTTTGGGATCCTGAGCACCATTATTTTTATAAACTGCCGCTCAATGTAAGGATCACGAATTTTATTCGCGTCAACACGCTTGAACAGATCGAGCGGACATTGGCCGCAAGCAGGCTAATTCGCAGCCTGCAAAATGAGATCGAAAACGAATCCTTTACCATTTTGCTGGAAAAAGGCTTTAGAACCGTTTCAGTGAAACATGCTTCAGGGGCTAAGGATGAACAATTACTAGCAAGCTTTGCGGTTTTGTTTCGCGACAATCCTCCGGAATTTCAGGATGATAACCCACCGCACGTTCTTGCGTCATTGCTCGAAGTGCAGCCTGATGAGACTGAGCCCCTGTTATTCAGGTTGATGCGCAGCCAGTACGGTAATGAAGTGCCGGATTTGAAACCATGGTTCCGCGCTTATGCTGAGATTACTGTGAAACCCATTTTGCGATTATTCAGTGAGAAAGGGGTTAGCTTGGAAGCGCATGTCCAAAATTGTCTGCTTCGTATACATCGGGGCATGCCGTTCACTTGTTATGTGCGCGATCTTGAGGGAGTAAGCGTCTCCTGCTCGCATGCGCAGCAACGGGGATGGATCCCTACGATCGTCCAACCTGAAAGTCCTTTACTCTACTCGACAGACGAAGCATGGTCCAGATTGCAATATTATTTCTTCGTCAATCACATCGGACACCTAGTCAGTACGCTGGCGAGATACGGTTCGATAGAAGAGATGCAATTATGGGGCATTGTGACAGACGTTTTATTGACAATGCAGACAAACGAGCCTTCCTATCTGAATGCATGTATTGAAGATTTGCTAAGCCGCCCAACTTTACCTGCCAAAGCGAATTTAATCAGTCGTTTTCTTGAGCGAGGCGAAACGCCGATATATGTAGAAATTCCCAATCCAATGTCCATGAGGTGA
- the sbnB gene encoding 2,3-diaminopropionate biosynthesis protein SbnB: MKTEQLMEQIEEGGIQEPEILFLNKASIAQVGGNHSDLYVEGITEALTLHAQGQFVQPLKPYLRVDAEKGHIADRIIAMPAHVGGETAVSGIKWIGSKHDNPAKRGLERASGLLILNDPESNYPVAVLEAGLISSMRTAAVTVIAAKHLARKQFTQVACLGCGIIAKTQMRSMLEQFPRIETIYLFDLNKQSAAALQEELNRSFPAVNIILIETAERAVRQGEVVVTCTVTDQPYIPFEWLQKGTFVSNISIMDVHKDVFLKADKVIVDDWEQSNREKKVINQLVLEGKFSRERLHAELGEIVIGRKPGRESDDEIIILNPMGMAIEDIACAKVIYDKARSERVGVRLPLY, from the coding sequence ATGAAAACAGAGCAGCTTATGGAACAAATAGAAGAGGGGGGCATTCAAGAGCCGGAGATCTTGTTTTTAAATAAAGCGTCGATTGCACAGGTGGGCGGCAATCATTCGGACCTTTATGTAGAGGGGATTACGGAGGCGCTGACCCTGCATGCGCAGGGTCAATTCGTACAACCGCTCAAACCGTATTTGCGGGTGGATGCGGAGAAGGGACATATTGCCGATCGGATCATTGCCATGCCTGCTCATGTTGGCGGCGAAACGGCGGTTTCGGGGATTAAATGGATTGGCAGCAAGCACGATAATCCGGCAAAGCGCGGATTGGAACGGGCCAGCGGGCTTCTTATCCTCAATGATCCGGAAAGCAATTATCCCGTTGCGGTTTTGGAAGCAGGGTTGATCAGCAGCATGAGGACGGCGGCGGTAACCGTTATCGCGGCGAAGCATTTGGCAAGAAAACAGTTTACTCAGGTAGCCTGCTTAGGCTGCGGAATTATCGCCAAGACACAGATGCGGTCGATGCTTGAACAGTTCCCCCGTATCGAAACGATTTACTTATTCGATCTGAATAAGCAGTCCGCCGCAGCATTACAAGAAGAATTAAACCGAAGCTTCCCTGCTGTGAATATCATTCTGATTGAGACCGCCGAGCGGGCAGTACGGCAGGGTGAGGTCGTGGTCACTTGCACGGTAACGGATCAACCCTATATTCCTTTTGAGTGGCTGCAAAAGGGGACTTTTGTCAGCAATATCTCGATCATGGATGTGCATAAAGACGTTTTCCTTAAAGCGGATAAAGTGATTGTTGATGACTGGGAGCAGTCCAACCGCGAGAAGAAAGTGATAAATCAGCTGGTGCTTGAAGGAAAGTTTTCCCGTGAACGGCTGCATGCCGAATTAGGGGAGATTGTGATCGGCCGGAAGCCCGGCAGGGAATCCGACGATGAAATTATTATACTTAACCCGATGGGGATGGCGATTGAAGATATTGCTTGCGCGAAAGTTATCTATGACAAGGCGCGCTCTGAGCGTGTCGGAGTAAGGCTTCCTCTATATTGA
- a CDS encoding nuclear transport factor 2 family protein gives MDETKIIACEELLRKAMLTSDVKLLDELIADDLIFVNHFGQILSKETDIEAHRSGNLKITGIDVLDQRIRLLDMLAVTVTRVTLTGTFGTPFEGVFCYTRVWQYRMEKWQIVSGHCSSVS, from the coding sequence GTGGATGAAACTAAAATTATTGCTTGTGAAGAACTCCTTCGGAAAGCAATGCTAACCAGTGATGTGAAACTGTTAGATGAACTGATCGCTGACGACCTTATCTTCGTCAATCATTTCGGACAAATTTTATCAAAAGAAACTGATATTGAAGCTCATCGATCAGGAAACTTGAAAATTACTGGAATTGATGTTTTGGACCAAAGAATTAGACTCTTAGATATGTTAGCCGTAACAGTTACACGAGTGACTCTAACTGGCACCTTCGGAACTCCATTTGAAGGCGTTTTCTGTTACACTCGTGTTTGGCAGTATCGTATGGAGAAATGGCAAATTGTCTCAGGACATTGTAGTTCCGTATCGTGA
- a CDS encoding acyltransferase family protein: protein MKIRMQYLDVCKGIGIILVVLGHIFLTNPIRTWIYSFHMPFFFFLSGYTLYLSRTTDYKEFVLKRLKSLIIPYFIFAFIWYIYWLVIERKFRPESLDINRFKPLLGILYGTGSDTWLVFNIVLWFLPCFFFTEIFFQWLAQSIKKSRNLFIVLLVSSVVGYLISLFLGFRLPWGINIVFTSVVFYGLGYLFHKSNLNNKLTSTHEYIFIILLLIINVIAAFINKPVDMNFLILGNYFLYYIAGISGSLFLYLVSKKIKSGNWLTFLGKNTLIIMCIHDPIKRIVVKIISAVSHIPADTLRQSTWGSMICLIVLMLILVPAIHIINKYMPFLLGKKYTIVKEPKVSKVNV from the coding sequence ATGAAGATAAGGATGCAATATTTGGATGTATGCAAAGGCATTGGTATTATTTTAGTTGTGTTAGGGCATATATTTCTAACAAATCCTATACGAACTTGGATTTATTCTTTTCACATGCCCTTTTTCTTCTTTTTATCTGGGTATACCCTTTACCTTAGTAGGACTACGGATTATAAGGAATTTGTATTAAAGCGACTTAAGTCTTTAATTATTCCATACTTTATTTTCGCTTTTATTTGGTACATCTATTGGCTTGTAATCGAAAGAAAATTCAGACCTGAAAGCCTAGACATAAACAGATTCAAACCTTTGTTGGGAATACTTTACGGAACCGGTAGTGACACATGGCTAGTTTTCAACATAGTTCTGTGGTTCTTGCCGTGTTTCTTTTTTACAGAAATATTTTTTCAATGGCTTGCCCAAAGCATAAAGAAAAGTAGAAATCTATTTATTGTTTTGCTGGTCAGTTCAGTTGTTGGGTATCTTATAAGTCTCTTCTTAGGATTTAGACTTCCATGGGGAATTAACATTGTATTTACCAGTGTGGTTTTTTACGGATTAGGATACCTTTTTCATAAGAGTAATTTGAATAACAAATTAACATCCACACATGAGTACATTTTTATTATTTTACTATTGATTATCAATGTAATTGCAGCCTTTATTAACAAACCTGTTGATATGAATTTTCTTATTTTAGGGAATTATTTTTTGTACTATATCGCAGGCATAAGCGGCTCGTTATTCCTATATTTAGTCTCCAAGAAAATAAAGAGTGGCAATTGGTTAACTTTTCTAGGTAAGAACACCCTTATTATTATGTGTATCCATGACCCAATAAAAAGAATTGTTGTAAAGATTATCTCTGCGGTATCTCATATTCCAGCGGATACTTTAAGACAGTCAACATGGGGATCGATGATTTGTCTAATTGTATTAATGTTGATACTCGTACCTGCTATTCACATTATTAATAAATACATGCCATTTCTATTAGGTAAAAAATACACGATTGTCAAAGAGCCAAAAGTTTCAAAGGTTAATGTATAA
- a CDS encoding helix-turn-helix transcriptional regulator: MSYTKHRLLIDAYTTNTDEKEQVIAMLNRIIGEVSSLELHSSVQISQTKEANTEMDTQERTGDGRSGSCYPELSVRQQEIAILLAANYSVQKIAKQLFLSENTVRKHIQNIKKILGIHESGVDFIYALKSRQEEVRNQI; the protein is encoded by the coding sequence ATGTCCTATACGAAGCACAGACTCCTTATAGATGCCTATACAACTAATACCGATGAAAAGGAACAAGTCATTGCTATGTTAAACCGCATCATCGGGGAAGTGTCTAGCCTGGAGCTTCATTCATCCGTTCAGATTTCCCAAACGAAGGAAGCGAATACTGAAATGGATACACAAGAGCGGACGGGTGACGGAAGAAGCGGTTCCTGCTATCCGGAATTAAGCGTGAGACAGCAGGAGATTGCCATTCTCCTGGCAGCCAATTACTCCGTGCAAAAAATCGCCAAACAATTGTTTCTTTCTGAAAATACGGTAAGAAAGCATATCCAGAATATCAAAAAGATATTGGGCATCCACGAATCTGGAGTCGATTTCATCTATGCGTTGAAGAGTAGACAAGAAGAAGTGCGTAATCAGATCTGA